In a single window of the Oecophyllibacter saccharovorans genome:
- a CDS encoding TSCPD domain-containing protein: MRTLHISPDPDSPDPRDEIVRTVILPASWEDAAAQALACLTPTDGGPVRLSSEAARWVDAIEMTPRLPGTPKEAPPVGRSLSCLLLMRQMAPNAALWQRRPDEQPGFVLRLAGFVQEGSFATEQFIASLRLACESLRRLQASGHDARSGALPLFESLSPADEEKPVAGIVSLTDLDACLAALGLDYDSPAGREFASAVAALARQVAGLGTQKIQPAFPSPSFPDLEQVARTLEAHGTEALAGQQDPTTPAPFPLAPVETGFTVPTPTEALLGVESCGLAPIFSPVDDEGHLRPSTLARLAHLGLTPETALARALEGTLPFTRSPSGAQARMQSALAPFCDCLPPMPEPELEEVRTRLERGVRRPLPARQKGFSQRVSVGGHPLVMQTSQFSDGTLAALSLTPTRESPMIRGLMECLSQAVSIGLQFGAPLETFVAQFAHTRFGPCGTVEGDPAVAYASSMLDYAFRTLSAAYLDQALPDAAPEERNATRDPQLPFEENTNAPQQTQPDRGSPAGPARKNRRKGSKGGSLRLVS; encoded by the coding sequence ATGCGAACGCTTCACATCAGCCCGGATCCGGACAGTCCCGATCCGCGCGATGAAATCGTCCGCACCGTCATTCTGCCTGCTTCCTGGGAGGATGCGGCGGCACAGGCACTCGCCTGCCTGACGCCGACAGACGGCGGACCGGTCCGCCTGTCGAGTGAAGCGGCACGCTGGGTTGATGCGATCGAGATGACCCCGCGCCTTCCCGGTACGCCCAAAGAAGCCCCGCCTGTCGGACGCAGCCTCTCCTGCCTGTTGCTGATGCGCCAGATGGCGCCGAACGCCGCGCTGTGGCAGCGCCGTCCTGACGAACAGCCAGGTTTCGTTCTTCGCCTGGCAGGCTTCGTCCAGGAAGGCAGTTTTGCCACTGAGCAATTTATTGCCAGTCTGCGCCTGGCCTGTGAAAGCCTGCGCCGACTTCAGGCCAGCGGGCATGACGCCCGCAGCGGAGCGCTGCCGCTTTTTGAAAGTTTATCGCCCGCAGACGAAGAAAAGCCTGTCGCAGGGATTGTGAGCCTGACTGACCTTGATGCCTGCCTGGCAGCGCTGGGGCTTGATTACGACAGCCCGGCAGGGCGTGAATTCGCCAGCGCGGTCGCCGCCCTGGCCCGCCAGGTGGCAGGACTGGGCACGCAGAAGATCCAGCCGGCTTTCCCCAGCCCTTCCTTTCCCGATCTTGAACAGGTGGCACGCACGCTTGAAGCCCATGGGACCGAAGCGCTGGCAGGCCAACAGGACCCCACCACCCCGGCCCCATTCCCATTGGCACCGGTTGAAACGGGATTCACTGTTCCGACACCGACCGAAGCGCTGCTGGGCGTGGAATCATGCGGGCTGGCGCCCATTTTCTCTCCCGTTGATGATGAAGGCCATCTCCGCCCCTCAACCCTGGCACGCCTGGCGCATCTCGGTCTTACACCTGAGACCGCCCTTGCAAGAGCCCTGGAAGGCACTCTGCCTTTCACCCGATCTCCCTCAGGTGCACAAGCCAGGATGCAGTCAGCGCTCGCACCTTTCTGTGACTGCCTGCCCCCCATGCCCGAACCCGAGCTGGAAGAGGTGCGGACACGCCTTGAGCGCGGCGTGCGCCGCCCGCTTCCCGCGCGCCAGAAGGGGTTCAGCCAGCGCGTCTCGGTCGGCGGTCATCCGCTGGTCATGCAGACCAGCCAGTTCAGCGACGGCACCTTGGCAGCGCTTTCACTGACACCCACGCGTGAAAGCCCGATGATCCGCGGTCTTATGGAATGTCTCAGCCAGGCGGTCAGCATCGGGCTGCAGTTCGGCGCCCCGCTGGAAACCTTTGTGGCGCAGTTTGCCCATACCCGTTTCGGTCCCTGCGGAACGGTGGAAGGCGATCCTGCCGTGGCCTACGCCTCCTCTATGCTCGATTACGCCTTCCGTACCCTCTCGGCTGCCTATCTCGATCAGGCTCTTCCCGATGCGGCGCCTGAAGAACGCAATGCGACCCGTGATCCCCAGCTCCCTTTCGAGGAGAATACAAACGCCCCGCAGCAGACACAGCCGGACCGTGGCAGTCCTGCCGGCCCTGCCCGTAAAAACCGGCGCAAGGGCTCTAAGGGCGGGTCTTTAAGACTTGTAAGCTGA
- the mlaD gene encoding outer membrane lipid asymmetry maintenance protein MlaD — MTGGNGIAERMVADSPFQARQLLQTRVELGVGLVVTLALVILMGLALAGHQQKGSAGYVLHATFSHIDGLDVGSEVQLAGVPVGHVLTTSIDPHNYQAEVAFTVAPDVQLPVDSGAIITSASLLGGKYIALSPGGDTVMLKPGGVISETQGSISLEQLLSKFIFSVTDSLQQKTSSSHASPAASAAPDSGSGR; from the coding sequence ATGACGGGCGGGAACGGAATTGCAGAACGCATGGTTGCCGACAGCCCCTTTCAGGCACGGCAGCTCCTGCAGACACGGGTGGAACTTGGCGTGGGGCTGGTCGTCACACTGGCGCTGGTCATTCTGATGGGCCTGGCGTTGGCGGGGCACCAGCAGAAGGGGAGTGCCGGCTACGTGCTGCATGCGACCTTCAGCCATATTGACGGGCTGGATGTCGGCTCCGAAGTGCAGCTGGCAGGCGTGCCGGTAGGCCATGTGCTCACGACAAGCATTGACCCCCATAATTATCAGGCCGAAGTCGCCTTTACCGTCGCTCCTGATGTGCAGTTGCCTGTCGATAGCGGTGCCATTATCACGTCAGCCTCCCTGCTGGGGGGCAAGTATATCGCCCTGTCACCAGGGGGTGACACAGTCATGCTCAAGCCAGGGGGGGTGATCAGCGAGACACAGGGCTCCATCAGCCTGGAGCAGCTGCTCAGCAAGTTCATCTTTTCCGTTACTGATTCACTGCAGCAGAAAACCTCCTCCTCCCATGCTTCTCCTGCAGCCTCAGCCGCTCCGGACTCCGGCTCGGGACGATGA
- a CDS encoding DUF2155 domain-containing protein gives MTRKSSFTAFTLVGTLAGLSGAGLVQAATNLPLPQVYPPDTWSGRATAVVRVLDRLDSHTEELVIPVGTTGHYRTLDLSVSACLERPPTLPPGVAVHVRLQDGTGEPVEARNDASQPTGQPAGSQAADAETLGTGGNDVVPSNGAVQPAASPATRPAVAPVTSPFDGWLLSGLPSASVYANPLYSVEAVRCEGAETAPSPGSISAAMAAQAAESAKNQGQTGPAAPTNTSGPSGTTDSNATKTPDGPAGESTPSQSGEGGAANTGAAEASASNPSGGESSGQSETQKSGENPSPQESGAAATPPAAVHHREATTAAGAGNTGGENGSRMRDPDAAYVPPKPHSDSNNPAAGSAAMTAPPQPQGPHRRALSLLPTDQGAPAVPSESQAAPLPPPQPFASSTTRGDSSDMPAPASGPAHSHAPLRLAPPLSGPN, from the coding sequence ATGACCAGGAAATCTTCTTTCACAGCCTTCACACTGGTTGGCACCCTGGCCGGGCTGAGCGGTGCAGGCCTTGTTCAGGCAGCGACCAACCTGCCCCTTCCGCAGGTTTACCCGCCTGATACCTGGTCAGGCCGGGCCACAGCGGTCGTGCGGGTGCTGGACCGCTTGGATTCCCATACGGAAGAGCTCGTCATCCCTGTCGGCACGACCGGCCATTACCGCACGCTTGACCTGTCCGTTTCGGCCTGTCTTGAACGCCCTCCCACCCTGCCGCCGGGCGTTGCGGTGCATGTGCGTCTGCAGGATGGAACGGGTGAGCCGGTTGAGGCGCGTAACGATGCGTCGCAGCCAACCGGGCAGCCTGCCGGCTCCCAGGCGGCTGATGCAGAAACGCTCGGGACGGGGGGAAACGACGTCGTGCCCAGCAATGGCGCTGTGCAGCCTGCCGCCTCCCCAGCCACCAGGCCTGCGGTCGCGCCTGTGACCTCGCCCTTTGATGGCTGGCTTCTGTCTGGTCTTCCTTCAGCATCCGTTTACGCCAACCCACTTTATTCAGTGGAGGCGGTCCGCTGTGAGGGCGCGGAAACAGCGCCGTCCCCAGGCTCAATAAGCGCTGCGATGGCTGCTCAGGCGGCTGAAAGTGCAAAGAACCAGGGTCAGACTGGCCCGGCCGCCCCAACGAACACGTCAGGACCATCAGGCACAACTGATTCTAATGCCACTAAGACCCCTGATGGGCCAGCGGGTGAAAGCACACCTTCTCAGAGTGGAGAAGGCGGTGCAGCTAACACCGGTGCGGCTGAAGCTTCTGCTTCCAACCCTTCGGGAGGGGAGAGCTCCGGCCAGTCGGAAACCCAGAAAAGCGGGGAAAATCCTTCGCCGCAGGAGAGTGGCGCTGCAGCCACTCCCCCGGCGGCTGTTCATCACAGGGAAGCGACGACCGCCGCAGGCGCAGGAAATACGGGTGGAGAGAACGGTAGTCGGATGCGTGATCCGGATGCGGCCTATGTGCCGCCCAAGCCTCATTCCGATTCCAACAACCCTGCTGCCGGCAGCGCCGCTATGACGGCTCCTCCGCAACCGCAGGGGCCCCATCGTCGCGCCCTGTCGCTGCTGCCGACCGACCAGGGAGCACCTGCTGTGCCCTCTGAGAGCCAGGCCGCCCCTCTGCCCCCACCCCAGCCCTTTGCCTCTTCCACCACTAGGGGGGACAGCAGCGACATGCCTGCGCCTGCCTCTGGTCCGGCCCATTCGCATGCGCCGTTGCGCTTGGCCCCGCCCCTTTCAGGACCGAACTGA
- a CDS encoding disulfide bond formation protein B yields the protein MFRLFRTIRGIGAVFLLAAIVALLAAWGLQNFMHLVPCELCLWERRPWRVLVVLGALILVIPRRWGYWLILLGLACLVISLGLSLLHIGVELGYWASPAPECHMLVEPKGDFQDWMKALPPRPTKPCDLPDYPFGLPLSLTTISGIYTALVSLFSCWCVLGLLKNRQKKKDVRSAPKRPGKGSGNGKYP from the coding sequence ATGTTCAGACTTTTCAGGACGATCAGGGGCATCGGAGCGGTCTTTCTGCTTGCTGCCATCGTCGCCCTGCTGGCGGCCTGGGGCCTGCAGAATTTCATGCATCTCGTGCCGTGCGAGCTCTGCCTGTGGGAGCGGCGACCCTGGCGCGTGCTGGTCGTTCTGGGGGCGTTGATTCTCGTCATTCCCAGGCGGTGGGGCTATTGGCTCATTCTTCTCGGCCTGGCCTGTCTGGTGATCAGTCTGGGCCTGTCGCTGCTGCATATCGGCGTTGAGCTCGGTTATTGGGCCAGCCCGGCACCGGAATGCCACATGCTCGTGGAACCGAAAGGTGACTTCCAGGACTGGATGAAAGCCCTGCCGCCCCGTCCGACGAAGCCTTGTGACCTGCCGGATTATCCCTTCGGCCTGCCGCTGTCGCTCACCACAATCTCCGGTATTTACACAGCCCTGGTGAGCCTGTTCAGCTGTTGGTGTGTGCTGGGACTGTTGAAAAACAGGCAGAAGAAAAAAGACGTGCGTTCTGCGCCGAAGAGGCCCGGTAAGGGATCAGGTAACGGAAAATACCCATGA
- a CDS encoding NAD(+) synthase, which translates to MEAGAREARSLDDFRNLYRQGFMRVAACTLPVTLADPQANARAIAEQLRQCDREAVGLAVFPELGLSGYTLEDLHFQELLLDNVEEALQWLAEATRDLMTVAVIGLPLRKGDQLYNCAAVLQRGRILGIVPKTVLPRYREFYEPRYFTSGAQSGGEGAAGFLTLKKGQPASQPLPFGTDLLFQAEDVPDFTFGVEICEDLWAPASPGSDLAMAGATVLANLSASPVTVGRSEERDLLCRAQSMRALCAYVYAASGAGESTTDLSWDGQTTIHEAGRLLAAGKRFPQEAEKVVADIDLTLLRQERLRNGHFSPRRPFRTVSFTLQPPAGDLGLKRLVPRFPFLPPAAGGLEAPALASAEGSAALARECEEILDIQVQGLCRRLQASGARCMVLGVSGGLDSALALLVAVKAAQRLGWPASRILARSMPGFATGTESRSLAEKLMESLGVSGGTLDIRPTARSMLQAIDHPSAAWLGEGEEAGRTAEYHAPAVQKAPDGVWDVTFENVQAGLRTDFLFRLANQHGGLVIGTGDLSELALGWCTYGVGDQMAHYNVNAGLPKTMVQQLVRWCAQAGGDQDGIWPADCREILDRIVQAEITPELVPDTGQGQQSTQAHIGPYLLQDFTLYQVLRHGFSPWRIAFMQEKAWGAGSQSPYPPGYPEADRASYTLEEIIRWMRVFMRRYFATSQFKRSAMPNGPKILAGGALSPRGDWRAPSDGNAEMWLRDLEQVSALLGQGK; encoded by the coding sequence ATGGAGGCCGGTGCGCGAGAAGCCCGCAGCCTGGATGACTTCCGCAATCTGTACCGGCAGGGCTTCATGCGCGTGGCCGCGTGCACGCTGCCCGTCACCCTGGCGGATCCGCAGGCAAACGCTCGCGCCATTGCCGAACAGCTTCGTCAGTGCGACCGGGAAGCTGTCGGTCTGGCGGTCTTTCCGGAACTCGGATTGAGCGGCTATACGCTTGAGGACCTGCATTTCCAGGAACTGCTTCTCGACAATGTGGAGGAAGCGCTGCAATGGCTGGCGGAAGCCACGCGTGATCTCATGACCGTGGCTGTCATCGGGCTGCCTCTGCGTAAGGGGGATCAGCTTTATAACTGTGCTGCCGTTCTGCAACGGGGCCGGATTCTGGGAATCGTGCCCAAGACCGTCCTGCCGCGCTACCGGGAATTCTATGAACCGCGTTATTTCACCAGCGGCGCCCAAAGCGGTGGTGAAGGTGCAGCAGGATTCCTCACCCTGAAAAAGGGCCAGCCAGCCAGCCAGCCCCTCCCGTTTGGAACAGATCTGCTCTTTCAGGCTGAGGACGTGCCAGATTTCACGTTTGGCGTGGAGATCTGTGAAGATCTGTGGGCGCCTGCCTCCCCCGGCAGCGACCTGGCCATGGCAGGTGCAACAGTACTGGCCAATCTTTCAGCCTCGCCGGTCACGGTCGGACGATCCGAAGAACGCGATCTCCTGTGTCGCGCGCAGTCAATGCGGGCCTTGTGCGCCTATGTCTATGCAGCTTCGGGTGCGGGCGAATCAACCACCGATCTGAGCTGGGACGGCCAGACGACCATCCACGAGGCCGGACGCCTGCTCGCAGCAGGCAAACGGTTTCCGCAAGAGGCAGAAAAAGTGGTGGCCGATATAGACCTGACTCTTCTGCGCCAGGAGCGGTTGCGCAACGGTCATTTCAGCCCTCGGCGTCCTTTCAGAACCGTGTCTTTCACCCTGCAGCCTCCTGCAGGCGATCTGGGGCTGAAACGGCTGGTGCCACGCTTCCCCTTCCTTCCACCCGCAGCAGGCGGGCTGGAGGCGCCGGCACTGGCGTCGGCAGAGGGGAGCGCGGCTCTTGCCCGGGAATGCGAAGAGATCCTGGATATCCAGGTGCAGGGCCTCTGCCGCCGCCTGCAGGCTTCCGGCGCCAGGTGCATGGTGCTCGGGGTCTCGGGCGGGCTGGACAGTGCGCTGGCTCTGCTGGTGGCTGTGAAGGCAGCACAGCGGCTGGGCTGGCCGGCCTCACGGATTCTGGCCCGATCGATGCCAGGTTTTGCAACCGGGACTGAAAGCCGGTCCCTTGCAGAAAAGCTGATGGAAAGTCTTGGCGTTTCAGGCGGAACGCTGGATATCCGTCCGACCGCGCGCTCAATGCTGCAGGCGATCGACCATCCCTCTGCCGCCTGGCTGGGTGAGGGGGAAGAGGCTGGCAGAACTGCTGAATATCACGCCCCGGCCGTTCAGAAGGCCCCTGACGGGGTGTGGGATGTGACGTTCGAGAACGTGCAGGCAGGATTGCGGACTGATTTCCTGTTCCGCCTGGCCAACCAGCATGGCGGTCTGGTGATCGGGACAGGCGATCTGTCCGAACTGGCGCTGGGCTGGTGCACTTACGGGGTGGGAGACCAGATGGCGCATTACAACGTTAATGCCGGTCTACCGAAAACCATGGTCCAGCAGCTGGTGCGCTGGTGTGCGCAGGCGGGGGGAGATCAGGATGGGATCTGGCCTGCGGACTGCCGTGAGATCCTGGACCGAATCGTCCAGGCGGAGATCACGCCGGAACTCGTTCCCGATACAGGGCAGGGCCAGCAGAGCACTCAGGCGCATATCGGTCCCTATCTCCTTCAGGACTTCACGCTTTACCAGGTGCTCAGACACGGGTTTTCACCCTGGCGAATCGCTTTCATGCAGGAGAAAGCCTGGGGGGCCGGCTCACAGTCACCCTATCCGCCTGGCTATCCGGAAGCCGACAGGGCCAGCTATACACTTGAAGAAATCATCCGTTGGATGCGTGTTTTCATGAGGCGCTATTTCGCCACCAGTCAGTTCAAGCGTTCCGCCATGCCGAACGGTCCGAAAATCCTTGCAGGCGGCGCCCTTTCTCCACGGGGTGACTGGCGGGCCCCTTCTGATGGCAATGCAGAGATGTGGCTGCGTGACCTGGAACAGGTGTCGGCTTTGCTGGGGCAGGGTAAATGA
- a CDS encoding AAA family ATPase, translated as MNERNDAAPLPTDGIPAAAGNEADSSSDHHQSSSRKERKALFSGDVLASLNEQQRKAVHHILEMENGQFYLNGPAGTGKSFTACAAIAELMKRRHRKGRILILCPTHVAKLQFTHRLNPAWIEGEDPPVVLMTVAAFLGQGPQADRVTGQDYFPKGAFRNIDGFGIIFADEVSMIGEYELGEIEKASRDIPVIYLGDSNQLQPVMRRDASHVFDKMPHMTLTEQMRNSGPVLQLCQELRHRLVWPQKTVREVNQFGDVSQIIVYDTRHEMIEAFLEHLKKSPDPWKITYLAYTNTAVEQVKRLAHHALYGDEVYCVGEYLRLGRHIPWKRRHLGHRGNIIQILEILGVAEQTLARDFTCPVYHLRVRNLDMNVEGEIRCVSPEDQTRFLDLLDTLYQECSRLFAERRMDEYDETRAEVDSLKLLANLKSPYSQTIHSAQGRSIPHVYVDTYNIAEQGRDKRRLMYVACSRTQHDLHVIRITERLRWEMKERRSARRTARRNHDLKAERELW; from the coding sequence ATGAACGAGAGAAATGACGCCGCTCCCTTGCCGACTGACGGCATCCCGGCCGCTGCAGGCAATGAGGCAGACTCTTCTTCCGACCACCACCAATCTTCTTCCAGAAAAGAACGCAAGGCGCTTTTTTCGGGTGACGTTCTGGCCTCGCTCAATGAGCAGCAGCGCAAGGCCGTGCACCATATTCTGGAAATGGAGAACGGTCAGTTCTATCTCAACGGCCCCGCCGGAACAGGTAAGAGCTTCACCGCCTGTGCAGCCATTGCCGAGCTGATGAAACGCCGCCACCGCAAGGGACGGATTCTTATCCTGTGCCCTACCCATGTGGCCAAACTGCAGTTCACCCACCGTCTCAACCCGGCCTGGATCGAAGGGGAAGATCCTCCGGTGGTTCTCATGACGGTCGCCGCCTTTCTGGGCCAGGGGCCGCAGGCTGACCGTGTGACAGGACAGGATTACTTCCCTAAAGGCGCTTTCCGGAACATTGACGGCTTCGGCATCATCTTTGCCGATGAAGTCTCGATGATCGGAGAATATGAGCTGGGAGAGATCGAAAAAGCTTCCCGCGATATTCCTGTCATCTATCTGGGGGATTCAAACCAGCTTCAACCTGTCATGCGCCGCGATGCCAGCCATGTCTTTGACAAAATGCCGCACATGACCCTGACAGAGCAGATGCGCAATTCAGGGCCTGTGCTGCAACTTTGCCAGGAACTGCGCCACAGGCTGGTCTGGCCCCAGAAAACCGTGCGGGAAGTCAACCAGTTCGGCGATGTCTCCCAGATCATCGTTTACGACACCCGCCATGAAATGATCGAAGCTTTTCTCGAGCACCTCAAGAAGTCACCCGATCCCTGGAAGATCACTTACCTGGCCTATACCAATACTGCGGTAGAGCAGGTCAAACGCCTTGCCCACCACGCGCTTTATGGAGATGAGGTTTATTGCGTCGGGGAATATCTCCGGCTTGGCCGCCACATTCCCTGGAAGCGCCGTCATCTCGGCCACCGTGGCAACATCATTCAGATTCTGGAAATTCTCGGTGTGGCTGAACAGACCCTGGCCCGCGACTTCACCTGTCCGGTCTACCACCTGCGCGTGCGCAATCTGGACATGAACGTGGAAGGGGAGATCCGCTGTGTCTCGCCCGAGGACCAGACCCGCTTTCTTGATCTGCTGGATACGCTCTATCAGGAATGCAGCCGGCTCTTTGCCGAGCGGCGAATGGACGAGTATGACGAGACCCGCGCTGAGGTCGACAGCCTGAAGCTCCTGGCCAACCTGAAGTCTCCCTACTCTCAGACTATCCACAGCGCGCAGGGACGTTCCATCCCCCATGTCTACGTGGATACTTACAACATTGCCGAACAGGGGCGCGACAAGCGCCGGCTCATGTATGTCGCCTGCTCGCGCACCCAGCATGATCTCCACGTGATCAGGATCACCGAAAGACTACGCTGGGAAATGAAGGAACGCCGGAGCGCACGTCGCACGGCACGCAGGAATCATGACCTCAAGGCGGAGCGTGAGCTGTGGTAA